A window of the Anoplopoma fimbria isolate UVic2021 breed Golden Eagle Sablefish chromosome 17, Afim_UVic_2022, whole genome shotgun sequence genome harbors these coding sequences:
- the abhd14b gene encoding protein ABHD14B yields the protein MSAVKMTEGSVQVEGCKAPLFYRQSEPSEGDVRMSVLLLHGIRFSSENWLNIGTLETLAKAGCRAVAIDLPGFGRSKSAEAPAAVGQLAPAGFLKEVCDQLSLSPVVVISPSLSGMYSLPFLHQHQALIRAYIPVAPICTEKFTAEQYQSVKVPSLIVYGDQDTQLGEASLNNLSHLANHSVVVMKGAGHPCYLDDPDTWHKALTDFLNTL from the exons ATGTCAGCTGTTAAGATGACGGAGGGGAGTGTGCAGGTGGAGGGCTGCAAAGCGCCGCTGTTCTACAGACAGAGTGAACCTTCTGAAGGGGACGTGAGGATGTCCGTTTTACTCCTCCACGGCATCCGTTTCTCATCAGAAAACTGGCTCAACATCGGCACTCTGGAGACTCTGGCCAAAGCAGGATGCCGTGCAGTCGCCATCGACCTGCCAG GATTCGGCCGGTCTAAGTCAGCCGAGGCCCCAGCAGCGGTCGGACAGCTGGCCCCCGCAGGTTTCCTGAAGGAGGTGTGTGATCAGCTGAGCCTGAGCCCGGTGGTGGTGATCAGCCCGTCCCTCAGTGGGATGTactccctccccttcctccaccAGCACCAGGCTCTGATACGGGCCTACATCCCTGTAGCGCCCATCTGCACCGAGAAGTTCACAGCAGAGCAGTACCAGAGTGTAAAG GTCCCATCGCTGATCGTTTACGGCGATCAGGACACTCAGCTCGGAGAAGCGTCACTGAACAACCTAAGCCAtctggccaatcacagcgtGGTGGTGATGAAAGGAGCGGGTCACCCCTGTTACCTGGACGACCCTGACACCTGGCACAAAGCTCTCACTGACTTCCTAAATACGCTGTGA
- the si:ch211-161c3.5 gene encoding uncharacterized protein C3orf18, with amino-acid sequence MAVTAAKTTTSFLSTTATSTAIPFLSTSKSARDNVTSRTTLMTVTITTNDTSFNATAFPGAMIEGAGMGMVLVPFGIITVIGLAVAIMLYIRKRKRLEKLRHQLMPMYNFDPAEEQDDLLEQELLDHGRDGSLTGPNAKTLTTSQGTTQRPSRLVFTDVAKALNA; translated from the exons ATGGCTGTTACTGCAGCTAAGACAACTACAAGTTTTCTCTCCACAACTGCCACTTCCACCGCAATCCCCTTCCTCTCGACGAGCAAGAGCGCCAGAGACAATGTCACCTCCAGAACGACATTGATGACGGTTACCATAACAACAAACGACACCAGCTTCAATGCAACGGCATTTCCGGGGGCGATGATTGAGGGCGCGGGAATGGGAATGGTGCTCGTACCCTTTGGCATCATAACTGTCATTGGCTTGGCAGTGGCAATT ATGCTGTACATTCGGAAACGGAAGCG GTTGGAGAAGCTGAGGCACCAGCTCATGCCCATGTACAACTTCGACCCGGCTGAAGAACAAGATGACCTGCTGGAACAGGAACTTCTGGACCACGGCCGGGACGGCAGCCTCACAGGTCCCAATGCCAAG ACACTCACAACCTCCCAGGGGACCACGCAGAGGCCCAGTCGTCTGGTCTTCACAGATGTAGCCAAAGCTCTCAACGCTTAA
- the mst1 gene encoding hepatocyte growth factor-like protein: MFSAGFSNILLLPQEMKLLLQFILLTVGLAAGYRSPLNDFQRSEGRELVPTPWNAARVLLLTGLNLEDCATRCSQSLDCRAFNYETRPFVSCKHLPWVGDGSNAEVKRNVNCDLYEKKVYVRKCIVGKGEDYRGKVFLTRSGLTCQQWWSKFPHDHRWTPTATNGLELNYCRNPDGDRIGPWCYTTDPERRYESCNIPQCKDDVCITCNGEDYRGQVDHTVSGRECQRWDQQYPHQHIYQPEKYPDKSLDDNYCRNPDASPVPWCYTTDTEVERENCEIRKCTEVRVEKRQRSSFTTNCFRSRGEDYRGKVNETTSGIPCQRWDAQQPHEHPFYPNTYECKGLEENYCRNPDGSEAPWCFTSVPEMRTALCLQIKRCADDIEAEDCYHENGKNYRGMVRKTRKGITCQKWNVNTPHRTKINPRTHPEANLTENYCRNPDGDQHGPWCYTTDPKTEFDYCAIKQCAGEKVPMTESVENVEFSECGKRDERILRRTRIVGGIPGNSPWTVSLRDRKGNHFCGGSMVNPRWVISTKQCFSSCYVDLPGYSARMGTLYRDPQEGEPGVQTIPLTKIVCGPSESQLVMLQLEYPAQFNERISQICLPPERYIVAEGTTCEIAGWGETRGTGDETVLHVAQIPVLSNKECNKYFRGRVRENEMCTNSFQGGVGACERDYGGPLACRNSDCWVLEGVIIPMRRCGHPGQPNIFIRVSVYVDWIKKVMEMA; this comes from the exons ATGTTTTCTGCGGGGTTTTCCAACATTCTCCTGCT ACCACAAGAAATGAAACTGTTGCTGCAGTTTATTCTCCTGACAGTCGGACTGGCTGCTG GCTACCGAAGTCCCCTGAATGACTTCCAGCGCTCAGAGGGCAGAGAGCTGGTTCCCACCCCCTGGAACGCAGCTCGAGTGTTGTTGTTGACGGGTCTGAACCTCGAGGACTGTGCCACTCGCTGCTCTCAGTCTCTGGACTGCAG AGCGTTCAACTACGAGACACGTCCTTTTGTCTCCTGTAAACATCTGCCGTGGGTCGGTGACGGGAGCAACGCAGAGGTGAAGAGGAACGTAAACTGTGATCTTTATGAAAAGAAAG TCTATGTCAGAAAGTGCATCGTGGGTAAAGGAGAAGACTACAGAGGGAAAGTCTTCCTCACAAGAAGCGGGCTCACCTGCCAACAGTGGTGGTCCAAGTTTCCTCATGATCACAG GTGGACTCCCACAGCTACCAACGGTTTGGAGTTGAACTACTGCAGGAACCCAGACGGAGATCGGATCGGTCCGTGGTGCTACACCACCGACCCTGAGCGCCGTTATGAAAGCTGCAACATCCCCCAGTGCAAAGATG atgTATGCATCACATGTAATGGAGAAGACTACCGAGGGCAGGTTGACCACACTGTGAGTGGCCGAGAGTGTCAGAGATGGGACCAGCAGTACCCTCACCAACACATCTACCAGCCTGAAAA atacCCTGATAAGAGTTTAGATGACAACTACTGCCGTAACCCCGACGCCTCTCCGGTGCCGTGGTGTTACACCACAGACACtgaggtggagagggagaacTGTGAGATCCGCAAGTGCA CTGAGGTGCGGGTGGAGAAACGCCAGCGCTCCAGCTTCACCACTAACTGTTTCCGCAGCCGTGGGGAGGATTACCGCGGTAAAGTCAACGAGACAACATCAGGTATCCCCTGTCAGCGGTGGGATGCCCAACAACCTCATGAGCATCCCTTCTACCCGAACACATACGAATGCAA GGGTTTGGAGGAGAACTACTGTCGTAACCCAGATGGGTCGGAGGCTCCCTGGTGCTTCACATCTGTGCCAGAGATGAGGACTGCTCTCTGCTTACAGATCAAACGCTGTGCAGACGACATAGAGGCTGAAg ATTGCTACCACGAAAATGGAAAAAACTACAGAGGAATGGTCCGCAAAACTCGTAAGGGGATCACCTGCCAGAAATGGAACGTCAACACACCTCACCGGACCAA GATAAACCCAAGGACGCATCCTGAGGCCAACCTGACGGAGAACTACTGTCGTAACCCAGATGGGGACCAGCACGGACCCTGGTGCTACACCACCGACCCCAAAACTGAGTTTGACTACTGTGCCATCAAACAGTGTG CTGGAGAGAAAGTGCCAATGACTGAATCAGTAG AGAATGTGGAGTTCAGTGAGTGTGGGAAGAGAGACGAGCGCATCCTGAGGAGGACGCGTATTGTGGGTGGGATTCCTGGGAATTCGCCGTGGACAGTGAGCCTCAGAGACAG GAAAGGAAACCATTTCTGTGGAGGATCCATGGTTAACCCCAGATGGGTGATCAGCACCAAGCAGTGTTTCTCCTCCTG CTACGTTGACCTGCCCGGATACTCGGCCAGGATGGGAACACTGTATCGTGATCCTCAAGAAGGAGAGCCTGGTGTGCAAACTATCCCTCTGACAAAGATTGTCTGCGGACCCTCGGAGTCTCAGCTGGTCATGCTTCAACTGGAATA CCCGGCTCAGTTTAATGAGCGTATCTCTCAGATCTGCCTCCCTCCTGAGCGCTACATTGTAGCTGAGGGGACTACTTGTGAGATCGCAGGATGGGGTGAGACCAGAG GGACTGGAGATGAGACTGTCCTCCATGTGGCCCAAATACCAGTTCTCAGTAACAAGGAATGCAACAAATACTTTAGAGGTCGTGTTCGTGAGAATGAGATGTGCACCAACTCTTTCCAGGGCGGAGTGGGCGCCTGTGAG agagaCTACGGCGGCCCTCTGGCGTGTCGGAACAGCGACTGCTGGGTACTTGAGGGTGTGATCATCCCCATGAGGCGCTGTGGACACCCGGGGCAGCCCAACATCTTCATCCGTGTCTCTGTCTACGTTGACTGGATCAAGAAGGTCATGGAGATGGCTTAG
- the si:ch211-161c3.6 gene encoding high mobility group AT-hook 2b yields the protein MSNSGTKEPSPEPSTAQSPPEPQRRGRGRPRKQLQEPVGPPTPKRPRGRPKGSKNKGPKTALKKVEPVGERRPRGRPRKWPQKVVPVAEEQQGSSDEAEEGPSQLEPSKSQVPAQEEGE from the exons ATGAGTAACAGTGGGACCAAAGAACCGTCTCCCGAGCCGAGCACTGCCCAGTCACCTCCTGAGCCTCAGCGCCGGGGCAGGGGTCGGCCACGGAAACAGCTGCAG GAGCCTGTTGGACCACCAACTCCAAAGCGACCGAGAGGACGACCAAAAGGCAGCAAGAACAAAGGCCCCAAAACTGCACTGAAG AAAGTAGAGCCTGTTGGGGAGAGACGACCTCGTGGGCGACCAAGGAAATGG CCCCAGAAAGTAGTTCCAGTAGCTGAAGAGCAGCAG GGCTCTTCAGACGAGGCTGAGGAGGGTCCCTCGCAGCTCGAGCCCTCAAAATCTCAGGTTCCAGCGCAGGAGGAAGGGGAGTAG